One segment of Daphnia magna isolate NIES linkage group LG2, ASM2063170v1.1, whole genome shotgun sequence DNA contains the following:
- the LOC116916214 gene encoding TWiK family of potassium channels protein 7 isoform X2 has product MSSAGNTFLRLNSTVSQPGSPTSLRGAERLSMMGSAGDGGVTIAMIGTPSVNGTAKGTRSSRCGGVCWRYLSSNPRLRKGLAHAGLVVLLCLYTAAGASVFQWLEQPHELEQSTILQNRVVAQREELIKMWKEAHDHPTYDQSLLEERMSVYEDVLQEAVSNRVPLQAGVASAHWTYTQSVFFASTVLTTIGYGNIAPQTTNGRIFCIFFALIGIPFTLTVIADLGMLMASAVAAVYRNINQRSTWTKSEAAQTFGKKYGKSLSVVLVVALLIVYIAIGGGIFMIWEDWNFLESFYFCFITMTTIGFGDLVPAQTAYMLVSIAYILVGLALTTSIIELIRRQYAQSWKKMQELTNRLQGLTGPLAETLRRISEQAGKMNSDGKLDPALLKELADLKFALNAVNAEMRRPSVSNLLQQPITEEADVFGSSTALDDFSSNGSNSSNAWPMEWDECWEERWAAIEEMMISNKAFKDRVMRILSQTSIKV; this is encoded by the exons ATGAGCTCTGCTGGTAACACATTTCTACGTTTGAACTCGACTGTGAGTCAGCCCGGTAGTCCTACAAGCCTCAGGGGTGCTGAAAGACTTTCCATGATGGGCAGTGCAGGTGATGGAGGTGTAACAATCGCCATGATTGGAACACCATCGGTCAACGGTACTGCAAAAGGCACCAGAAGCAGCAGGTGCGGGGGAGTCTGCTGGCGTTACCTGAGCTCTAATCCACGATTACGCAAAGGATTAGCTCATGCGGGACTCGTTGTTCTCTTATGTCTCTACACGGCCGCTGGTGCATCG GTTTTTCAGTGGCTGGAACAACCTCACGAGCTGGAACAATCTACAATTCTGCAAAACCGTGTAGTGGCGCAGCGAGAAGAGCTGATCAAAATGTGGAAAGAAGCTCACGACCATCCAACGTACGATCAAAGTTTACTCGAAGAACGAATGAGTGTCTACGAAGATGTACTTCAG GAAGCCGTTTCTAATAGGGTACCGTTGCAAGCCGGAGTAGCGTCTGCCCACTGGACCTACACTCAGTCGGTGTTCTTCGCTTCAACAGTTCTCACCACAATCG GTTACGGGAACATAGCGCCACAAACAACAAACGGGCgcattttttgcattttcttcgCGCTGATTGGCATCCCGTTTACACTGACGGTCATCGCCGATCTGGGCATGTTGATGGCATCGGCAGTGGCCGCGGTCTACCGTAACATTAACCAACGATCTACCTGGACCAAATCGGAGGCTGCTCAGACGTTCGGCAAAAAATACGGCAAATCCTTGTCGGTCGTTCTGGTGGTGGCCCTTCTCATCGTCTACATCGCCATCGGAGGTGGCATTTTTATGATCTGGGAAGACTGGAATTTTCTAG AGTCCTTTTATTTCTGCTTCATCACGATGACCACCATCGGCTTTGGCGATCTGGTTCCAG CTCAAACTGCCTACATGTTGGTATCCATCGCTTACATTCTTGTTGGTTTGGCACTGACAACAAGTATCATCGAACTCATCCGGCGACAGTATGCACAAAGTTGGAAGAAGATGCAAGAGCTCACCAATCGACTGCAAG GACTGACTGGTCCATTGGCCGAGACATTACGTCGAATCAGTGAACAAGCGGGCAAGATGAATTCGGACGGCAAACTTGATCCAGCTCTGCTCAAGGAATTGGCTGATTTGAAATTCGCGCTGAACGCCGTCAACGCAGAGATGAGGCGACCGTCAGTTTCCAACTTGTTGCAGCAACCTATTACAGAAGAGGCGGACGTATTCGGAAGCAGCACAGCACTGGACGATTTCAGCTCGAATGGAAGCAACAGTAGCAATGCATGGCCGATGGAGTGGGACGAATGTTGGGAAGAACGCTGGGCAGCTATCGAAGAAATGATGATAAGCAACAAGGCCTTCAAGGATAGAGTAATGCGCATTCTCAGTCAGACTTCAATCAaagtttaa
- the LOC116916214 gene encoding TWiK family of potassium channels protein 7 isoform X1 — MSSAGNTFLRLNSTVSQPGSPTSLRGAERLSMMGSAGDGGVTIAMIGTPSVNGTAKGTRSSRCGGVCWRYLSSNPRLRKGLAHAGLVVLLCLYTAAGASVFQWLEQPHELEQSTILQNRVVAQREELIKMWKEAHDHPTYDQSLLEERMSVYEDVLQEAVSNRVPLQAGVASAHWTYTQSVFFASTVLTTIGYGNIAPQTTNGRIFCIFFALIGIPFTLTVIADLGMLMASAVAAVYRNINQRSTWTKSEAAQTFGKKYGKSLSVVLVVALLIVYIAIGGGIFMIWEDWNFLESFYFCFITMTTIGFGDLVPGLGFDGVSHQLATPSQVLHAQTAYMLVSIAYILVGLALTTSIIELIRRQYAQSWKKMQELTNRLQGLTGPLAETLRRISEQAGKMNSDGKLDPALLKELADLKFALNAVNAEMRRPSVSNLLQQPITEEADVFGSSTALDDFSSNGSNSSNAWPMEWDECWEERWAAIEEMMISNKAFKDRVMRILSQTSIKV; from the exons ATGAGCTCTGCTGGTAACACATTTCTACGTTTGAACTCGACTGTGAGTCAGCCCGGTAGTCCTACAAGCCTCAGGGGTGCTGAAAGACTTTCCATGATGGGCAGTGCAGGTGATGGAGGTGTAACAATCGCCATGATTGGAACACCATCGGTCAACGGTACTGCAAAAGGCACCAGAAGCAGCAGGTGCGGGGGAGTCTGCTGGCGTTACCTGAGCTCTAATCCACGATTACGCAAAGGATTAGCTCATGCGGGACTCGTTGTTCTCTTATGTCTCTACACGGCCGCTGGTGCATCG GTTTTTCAGTGGCTGGAACAACCTCACGAGCTGGAACAATCTACAATTCTGCAAAACCGTGTAGTGGCGCAGCGAGAAGAGCTGATCAAAATGTGGAAAGAAGCTCACGACCATCCAACGTACGATCAAAGTTTACTCGAAGAACGAATGAGTGTCTACGAAGATGTACTTCAG GAAGCCGTTTCTAATAGGGTACCGTTGCAAGCCGGAGTAGCGTCTGCCCACTGGACCTACACTCAGTCGGTGTTCTTCGCTTCAACAGTTCTCACCACAATCG GTTACGGGAACATAGCGCCACAAACAACAAACGGGCgcattttttgcattttcttcgCGCTGATTGGCATCCCGTTTACACTGACGGTCATCGCCGATCTGGGCATGTTGATGGCATCGGCAGTGGCCGCGGTCTACCGTAACATTAACCAACGATCTACCTGGACCAAATCGGAGGCTGCTCAGACGTTCGGCAAAAAATACGGCAAATCCTTGTCGGTCGTTCTGGTGGTGGCCCTTCTCATCGTCTACATCGCCATCGGAGGTGGCATTTTTATGATCTGGGAAGACTGGAATTTTCTAG AGTCCTTTTATTTCTGCTTCATCACGATGACCACCATCGGCTTTGGCGATCTGGTTCCAG GCTTGGGCTTTGATGGCGTCTCTCACCAGCTGGCCACTCCTTCGCAAGTCCTTCacg CTCAAACTGCCTACATGTTGGTATCCATCGCTTACATTCTTGTTGGTTTGGCACTGACAACAAGTATCATCGAACTCATCCGGCGACAGTATGCACAAAGTTGGAAGAAGATGCAAGAGCTCACCAATCGACTGCAAG GACTGACTGGTCCATTGGCCGAGACATTACGTCGAATCAGTGAACAAGCGGGCAAGATGAATTCGGACGGCAAACTTGATCCAGCTCTGCTCAAGGAATTGGCTGATTTGAAATTCGCGCTGAACGCCGTCAACGCAGAGATGAGGCGACCGTCAGTTTCCAACTTGTTGCAGCAACCTATTACAGAAGAGGCGGACGTATTCGGAAGCAGCACAGCACTGGACGATTTCAGCTCGAATGGAAGCAACAGTAGCAATGCATGGCCGATGGAGTGGGACGAATGTTGGGAAGAACGCTGGGCAGCTATCGAAGAAATGATGATAAGCAACAAGGCCTTCAAGGATAGAGTAATGCGCATTCTCAGTCAGACTTCAATCAaagtttaa